ACGCCGGCGGAAGTCCGCGACGGCATCGCCGCCCTCGTTTCCGAAACCGATGCGGATGAACTCATGGTGGTGAGCGACGTATTCGATCATTCCCTACGCCTGCGTTCCTACGAACTCACCGCCGAAGCCCTCGCCACCGCCGCGGCGTAAACCCGCCAACCGCTCGTCACGGCGCGGCCGCCACCCACTCCGGCAGCACGTCGATCTGGACGCCGAACACATACGGCCCCAACAGCCAGATCACGCCCACGATCAACGGCACCAGCAACAGGTTGAGCCACAGTCCGGTGCGCGCCATCACCGGCAAGGGAATCGCCCGACTGCCAAACACGATCGCGTTCGGTGGCGTGCCGACCGGCATCATGTAACTGCAGTTGGCCGCCAGCGCCGTCGGCACCAGCAACAGCAGCGGGTGTTGCCCGAGGCTGATCGCCACCGCCGCGATCACCGGTAGGAAGGTCGCCGCCGTCGCCGTGTTGCTGGTGAGCTCCGTCAGCATCAGGATGCCAAAACACACCGTCGCGACGGTCAGCACCAACGGCAGGCCACCGAGCCCAACCGCCTGCTCGCCCAGCCACGCCGAGAGTCCGCTGTCCTGCACCCGTCCCGCCAGACAGAGGCCACCGCCGAAGAGCAACAACACATCCCACGGCAGCGCCTTGGCCGCGTCCCAGCTCATCACAAAACGTCCCGGCCGCTGCGGATCCGGTATCATAAACAGCACTACGGCGCCTGCGATCGCGATCGTGGTGTCGGAGATCATCGGCGAAATCTCGGTCAGCCAGCGCCGCGACACCCAACCCAGCGCCGTCAGCGTAAACACGATCGCCACGATGCGCTCCGCGCCCGCGAAGGCGCCGAGCCGACGCTTCTCGTGCGCGATCAACTTGCCCACCTCCTCCAGCGGCGCGGAGCCCACCCGGAACGCCACGCGCGTGAGCACCACATACACCACCGGCAGCGCCAGCAGCACCACCGGCACGCCCACCAACATCCACTGCCCAAACCCGATCGCGACGTCGTATTGCCGCTGCATGAAACCCGCGAGCAAGGCATTCGGCGGCGTCCCGATGAGCGTGCCCATGCCCCCCGTCGTCGCGCCGTAAGCCACCGCCAACAGCAGGGCCACGCGGAAGGTGCGCGCCGCGTTCGCCGCCTCGCCCTCATCCGGCACCAGCGCGGCCACCGACAGCGCGATGGGCAACATCATCAGCGCCGTCGCCGTGTTGCTCACCCACATGCTGAGAAACGCCGCCGCGATCAAAAACCCCGCCACGATGCGCCGTGGTTTTAGTCCCATGATGCCGATCAAACCGAAGGCGATCCGCCGATGCAGCCCGCTGCGTTCCATCGCCAGCGCGAGCAGAAACCCGCCGAGAAAAAGAAACACAATCGGATCGGCGTAGGCCGGCATGATGCTGCGAATCGGCGCCAATTCCCCGAGCGGAAACAGCACGATCGGCAACAAGGCCGTCACCGGAATCGGCACCGACTCGCTGATCCACCACACCGCCATCAGCGCGGCCACACCCGCCGTGCGCCAAGCGTCGTCGCTCATCCCGGCCGGCGCCGGCGCGAGCCAGGTGAGTAGCAGAAGGAGCGGTCCCAGCACGGCGCCGATCTTCTGGCGCAGGCCGTAGGTGGTGGGATGCTCGAGCGAGTCTTTGACGGAATGGGGCGTTCTCAAAACGGGGTAGTGTCGCCGACCCTAGCCAGCCCTCCCGGCAGGAAAAGCGGGAAAGTAGGCATCCCGTTGCGCAACTCAATCGGACTGCGCCGCCGCCGCGTCGGGCCGCACCGCTTTGCTGCCCGCCGGTCCCGGCGCACTCGCACCATCCATCCAAGTCGCGCCGATGAGGGTCGCGCGCGGAAACTCATGGATGCCGGTCTCGTTGTTGTGGATTTGGCTGATCACCATGTCCACCGCCGCCTCGCCGACCGCAAAGTTGTGCTGATTCATCCCCGCCACCTCCGGTCGCGTCGCCCGCCATTCGAGCTGAATCGCGCCGATATCTTCCGGGATGCGTCGGCCGGTCGCTTCGATCCAGCGCAGCACGCGATTGTAGAGCGTGAACACGACATCCGGCTGATGTTTGTCCAGCCACTGGCGAAACGCCATCGGGACATCCTCGCCCAGCCCTTGCGCGTCAAACACCGGCACCTGCCGCGTCTTGGGCAGATGGCGCTGCGCCGTGCGAAAACCCGCCGAAAAACGATGCTGCACGAGCGCGTCGATGACTTCGTCGATCACGAGACCCGGCCGCTGATAGCCCAGCTCCAACGAACGCTCCAGCGCCCGCATCGCCACGTGATGATGGTCGACGCAGCAGAACGAGAGCGCCGGATTGCGCGTGCGCACCCCCGTCACGACCGTCGGAAACGCCTCCCAGACCGAAGTGTGCTCGGGCGGCAGGCGATTGGAATCCATCAGGCCCACCAGGATGATGCCCTTGATGCCCCGCGTGTGCAGAACGCGTTTGAGCCGCTCCGGTTTGTAGGCCGGGTCATGCATCCAAAACCGGTCAAAGGCATAGCCGGTTTTTGCCGCCCGGCTCTCGCAGCCTTCCACGTAAGTCGGAATCGTTGGATGCTGCGTGAGCGCATCGCGATCGCGATTGGCATTGATCAAGGCCAGCTTCGCCTGAAACCCCGTCGACCGCGAGGCGCGCAGCTGCGCCATGAGGTGGGCCACCACGGCGTTGGGTTTGTAACCCAGCTCATCCGCCGCCGCCTGCACCTTTTCGCGCGTGCGCGCCGAAATGCGACTGTCCCCCTTCAGCGCCAGCGAGACGGTGTATTTGGAACAGCCCACGTGACGGGCAATATCTGCGAGCGTGCAACGCGCCATCCGCCCCTTGTCCCCGGATTCTAGCTAACGGTCAAGTATTGCGCCCGTTTTTCGCATCCGTCCGAGCACCTAAAACGCCCCTTTCCCTTCGCGCGGCCCGGCTCTCGTCGCCGGTCAATCCTTCCCCATCACAACCCCTCCCCCTCCCCTCCTTCTCATGCCCGCCACCTATACCCTCGGCCTCGACTACGGCACCAACTCCGCTCGCGCGCTCATCGTGCGCACGTCCGACGGCCAGGAGTTCGGCTCCTGCGTCGTCAACTATCCCAGCGGCCACCAAGGCATCCTGCTCGATCCCAAGGATCACAACGTTGCCCGCCAAAGCCCGCTCGACCACCTGCACTGCCTCGAAACCGCCACCAAGGGCGCCCTCGCCCAAGCCGCCAAGAAGCGCGGCTTCAAAGCCGCGCAGGTCATCGGCATCGGCGTCGACACCACCGGCTCCTCGCCCATCCCGGTCGACAAAAACAACCAGCCGCTCGCCGCCCAAAAGAAGTTCGCCAATAACCTCAACGCCCACTGCTGGCTCTGGAAGGATCACACCTCCTGGCGCGAGGCGGCCAAGATCACGACCCTCGCCGCCAAACACCGCCCGGAATACATCGCCAAGTGCGGCAACACCTATTCCTCCGAATGGTTCTGGGCCAAACTCTGGCACTGCCACAACGTCGACCGCACCGTCTTCGACGCCGCCTACTCCTGGGTCGAGATGTGCGACTGGCTCCCGGCCATCCTCGCCGGCGTGACCGACCCCACTGCCGTCAAACGCGGCGTCTGTGCCGCCGGTCACAAGGCCCTCTACGCCGAAGACTGGGGCGGCCTGCCCGACAAAAAGTTCCTGCGCAAACTCGCCCCCGCCCTCGCCGACCTGCGCGACCGCCTTTACACCGAAGCCTTCGACGCCAGCGCCTCCGCCGGCAACCTCTGCGACGAGTGGGCGACCAAGCTCGGCCTGCCCGCCGGCATCCCGATTGCCATCGGTGAATTCGACGTGCACTACGGCGCCATCGGTTCCGGCGTCGCCGAAGGCACGCTCGTCAAAGTCATCGGCACCTCCACCTGCGACGTGGGCGTCGTCTCGGCCAAGAAAGAGGTCGCCGACATCCCCGGCATTTGCGGCATCGTCAAAGGCGCCATCCTCCCCGGTTACTACGGCATCGAGGCCGGCCAATCCGCCGTCGGCGACATCTTCAAATGGTGGGTCGAAGTCGTCTGTGGCGGCGACGACAAGACGCACGCCGCCTACACCAAAGCCGCCGCCGCGCTCGCTCCCGGCGAAAGCGGCCTGCTCGCGCTCGATTGGAACAACGGCAACCGCACCATCCTCGTCGACCAACGCCTTACCGGCCTCCTCCTCGGCCAGACCCTGCACACCCAACCCGCCGAAGTTTACCGCGCGCTCATCGAAGCCACCGCCTTCGGCGCCCGCGCGATCATCGAACGCATCCGCGAATACGGTGTGCCGATCAAACGCGTCGTCTGCGCCGGCGGCATCGCGGAGAAAAACCCGATGCTCATGCAGATCTATGCCGACGTCACCGGTTGCACCATGCTGGTCGCCGGCTCCTCGCAGGCCTGCGCCCTCGGCTCCGCCGTCTCCGCCGCCGTGCTGGCCGGCGCCCATCCCGACTTCGCGACCGCCGAAGCCAAAATGACGTCCCTCAAAGACGTCACCTACAAGCCCGAGCCCAAGGCGCGCCGCACCTACAACCAGCTCTACGCGCTGTATCGACAACTCCATGACAGCTTCGGTGGCGTCAGCCAGAACGCCGACCTCGGCAAGGTCATGAAGGACCTGCTCACCCTCAAGGAAAAGGCCCGCGCCTAACCGCCTCTTTTTCACTCTTTCCCATCACTATCTTTCTCCCCCCATGAAGCTCCTTCCCTCCCCCGAGATCTGGTTCGTTTGCGGCTCCCAGCACCTTTACGGTCCGGGCCCGCTCAAAGAAGTCGCCGCCAACGCCGCGACCATTGCCGCCAAACTCGACGCCGCCAAACAGCTGCCGCTCAAGGTGGTCTTCAAGGCGCTGCTCACCACG
This portion of the Actomonas aquatica genome encodes:
- a CDS encoding ribulokinase; the protein is MPATYTLGLDYGTNSARALIVRTSDGQEFGSCVVNYPSGHQGILLDPKDHNVARQSPLDHLHCLETATKGALAQAAKKRGFKAAQVIGIGVDTTGSSPIPVDKNNQPLAAQKKFANNLNAHCWLWKDHTSWREAAKITTLAAKHRPEYIAKCGNTYSSEWFWAKLWHCHNVDRTVFDAAYSWVEMCDWLPAILAGVTDPTAVKRGVCAAGHKALYAEDWGGLPDKKFLRKLAPALADLRDRLYTEAFDASASAGNLCDEWATKLGLPAGIPIAIGEFDVHYGAIGSGVAEGTLVKVIGTSTCDVGVVSAKKEVADIPGICGIVKGAILPGYYGIEAGQSAVGDIFKWWVEVVCGGDDKTHAAYTKAAAALAPGESGLLALDWNNGNRTILVDQRLTGLLLGQTLHTQPAEVYRALIEATAFGARAIIERIREYGVPIKRVVCAGGIAEKNPMLMQIYADVTGCTMLVAGSSQACALGSAVSAAVLAGAHPDFATAEAKMTSLKDVTYKPEPKARRTYNQLYALYRQLHDSFGGVSQNADLGKVMKDLLTLKEKARA
- a CDS encoding LacI family DNA-binding transcriptional regulator, which encodes MGCSKYTVSLALKGDSRISARTREKVQAAADELGYKPNAVVAHLMAQLRASRSTGFQAKLALINANRDRDALTQHPTIPTYVEGCESRAAKTGYAFDRFWMHDPAYKPERLKRVLHTRGIKGIILVGLMDSNRLPPEHTSVWEAFPTVVTGVRTRNPALSFCCVDHHHVAMRALERSLELGYQRPGLVIDEVIDALVQHRFSAGFRTAQRHLPKTRQVPVFDAQGLGEDVPMAFRQWLDKHQPDVVFTLYNRVLRWIEATGRRIPEDIGAIQLEWRATRPEVAGMNQHNFAVGEAAVDMVISQIHNNETGIHEFPRATLIGATWMDGASAPGPAGSKAVRPDAAAAQSD
- a CDS encoding SLC13 family permease; translated protein: MRTPHSVKDSLEHPTTYGLRQKIGAVLGPLLLLLTWLAPAPAGMSDDAWRTAGVAALMAVWWISESVPIPVTALLPIVLFPLGELAPIRSIMPAYADPIVFLFLGGFLLALAMERSGLHRRIAFGLIGIMGLKPRRIVAGFLIAAAFLSMWVSNTATALMMLPIALSVAALVPDEGEAANAARTFRVALLLAVAYGATTGGMGTLIGTPPNALLAGFMQRQYDVAIGFGQWMLVGVPVVLLALPVVYVVLTRVAFRVGSAPLEEVGKLIAHEKRRLGAFAGAERIVAIVFTLTALGWVSRRWLTEISPMISDTTIAIAGAVVLFMIPDPQRPGRFVMSWDAAKALPWDVLLLFGGGLCLAGRVQDSGLSAWLGEQAVGLGGLPLVLTVATVCFGILMLTELTSNTATAATFLPVIAAVAISLGQHPLLLLVPTALAANCSYMMPVGTPPNAIVFGSRAIPLPVMARTGLWLNLLLVPLIVGVIWLLGPYVFGVQIDVLPEWVAAAP